The proteins below are encoded in one region of Periplaneta americana isolate PAMFEO1 chromosome 11, P.americana_PAMFEO1_priV1, whole genome shotgun sequence:
- the LOC138709055 gene encoding uncharacterized protein encodes MSSAGNFAPPALIFARKKFKNELFDGAPTGTLGLINDSGWMTGELFLTWLQHFKKYANPTLERKVLLLIDGHSSHKYIDVLTYAKENGIEMLSFPPRCTHRLQPLDVSFFAPLKVFYNQEISKWLRTHPGRVVTQYQIAALFSVAYGKAATNHNALSGFSKTGIWPLNPDVFPDHVFNAAAITDRVIQENFENDVGNMTENERERNTAPTPISTSCALPPPSTSAISSLPVPSSYTTSALHTPSISLPSSQPTTSPSLLKPADISPLSSAKQTTRKRKHEGSQILTSSPYLTEVKAKVQQKKLVESRRAAQQARRKLSLEVAEDDEDSDESDSGDVPCLYCNDLFSHSKPKESWLRCIKCSMWAHSECVGLSKQAKTFTYDICK; translated from the coding sequence ATGAGCTCTGCAGGAAATTTTGCTCCACCTGCTCTGATTTTTGCTaggaagaaatttaaaaatgaacttTTCGATGGAGCACCAACAGGCACATTAGGGCTTATTAATGATTCTGGATGGATGACTGGAGAACTGTTCCTCACGTGGCTGCAACACTTTAAGAAATATGCCAATCCTACTTTGGAAAGGAAAGTGCTCCTTCTAATTGATGGACATTCAAGCCACAAATATATAGATGTTCTGACCTATGCGAAGGAAAATGGTATAGAAATGCTTTCTTTCCCTCCTCGTTGCACCCATCGACTCCAACCGTTGGATGTATCGTTTTTTGCTCCATTGAAAGTGTTCTATAATCAGGAAATATCAAAGTGGTTAAGAACACATCCTGGAAGGGTCGTGACCCAATACCAGATTGCTGCTTTATTTTCAGTGGCATATGGAAAGGCTGCAACTAACCACAATGCTCTCAGTGGGTTTTCAAAGACAGGCATTTGGCCCttgaaccctgatgtgtttccaGACCACGTCTTTAATGCTGCAGCAATAACGGACAGAGTCATtcaggaaaattttgaaaatgatgttgGAAACATGActgaaaatgaaagagaaagaaatacagCTCCAACACCAATTTCAACATCCTGTGCCCTACCTCCTCCATCAACATCTGCAATATCTTCCCTACCTGTTCCTTCATCATATACAACATCTGCCCTACATACTCCATCAATATCTTTACCATCTTCCCAACCCACCACATCACCTTCACTCTTAAAACCAGCCGACATTTCACCACTTTCATCTGCGAAACAGACGACAAGGAAGAGAAAGCACGAGGGATCACAAATTTTGACAAGTAGCCCTTATCTTACAGAAGTGAAGGCTAAAGTTCAGCAAAAGAAACTAGTAGAGTCAAGAAGGGCAGCTCAACAAGCAAGGAGGAAACTTTCTTTAGAAGTAGCTGAAGATGATGAAGATTCTGATGAAAGTGACAGTGGAGATGTGCCGTGTCTATATTGCAACGACTTATTCAGTCATTCCAAGCCAAAAGAATCTTGGCTTAGGTGTATTAAATGTTCTATGTGGGCCCACAGTGAGTGTGTAGGATTATCTAAACAAGCAAAGACATTCACTTACGATATTtgcaaatag